A window of the Halobacterium hubeiense genome harbors these coding sequences:
- a CDS encoding DUF420 domain-containing protein encodes MTDGFARRHVRSLTAVLSVASLALVIAAVRGFVPASAVPHAPDAVLHALPTVNAALSAAAIGTIAVGWRAIRNGNVRRHKAAMLASTLLFVLFLAFYLYRIVVEGTTGFGGPEAVYTYVYLPILIIHMGLAMVSIPLVYYALLLAGTREISEIPATNHAKVGRVAASLWLVSFALGIVVYLLLYVLY; translated from the coding sequence ATGACAGACGGGTTCGCGCGGCGGCACGTTCGCTCGCTGACCGCGGTGCTCTCGGTGGCGTCGCTGGCGCTCGTAATCGCCGCGGTCCGCGGGTTCGTCCCCGCGTCCGCGGTGCCGCACGCACCGGACGCGGTCCTGCACGCGCTCCCGACCGTGAACGCCGCGCTCAGCGCGGCCGCCATCGGCACCATCGCCGTCGGCTGGCGCGCGATTCGCAACGGGAACGTCAGGCGGCACAAGGCCGCGATGCTGGCATCGACGCTGCTGTTCGTGCTGTTCCTCGCGTTCTACCTCTATCGCATCGTCGTCGAGGGAACCACGGGCTTCGGCGGCCCCGAGGCCGTCTACACGTACGTCTACCTCCCGATTCTGATTATCCACATGGGGCTGGCGATGGTGTCGATTCCGCTGGTCTACTACGCGCTGTTGCTCGCGGGCACCCGCGAGATTTCGGAGATTCCCGCGACCAACCACGCGAAGGTCGGCCGCGTCGCGGCGTCGCTGTGGCTGGTGTCGTTCGCGCTCGGCATCGTCGTCTACCTCCTGCTGTACGTGCTCTACTGA
- a CDS encoding DNA replication complex subunit Gins51 — MNLEDLRAAQTRERATDGLQELRDSFYGDVAAYIADLKDQREAAASAADDPFGDPEVQELTDKIETAEQVAEAIYERRMGKLVKQASLAAAGMPDDVGGLTEEERALYGDLVERIEANKNHVLDVIAGDAEPSSAESEDSDAGPLGDTADRTPTDPTPEPDAEPAEDSSAAAAMGGGLDDADTEPAPKPDAGEPDSETDQIPADPEPPEAIAEDLERVTDDEDAAEDTESDEDMARTKVRVTDDVGEIFGVDERPYTLEAEDIVTLPEENAKPLVEKDAAEKLD; from the coding sequence ATGAACCTCGAAGACCTACGGGCGGCCCAGACCCGCGAGCGCGCGACCGACGGCCTCCAGGAGCTTCGGGACTCGTTCTACGGCGACGTCGCGGCGTACATCGCGGACCTCAAGGACCAGCGGGAGGCCGCCGCGAGCGCGGCCGACGACCCGTTCGGCGACCCCGAGGTCCAGGAGCTCACGGACAAGATCGAGACCGCCGAGCAGGTCGCGGAAGCCATCTACGAGCGCCGCATGGGCAAGCTCGTCAAGCAGGCGAGCCTCGCGGCCGCGGGGATGCCCGACGACGTCGGCGGCCTCACCGAGGAGGAGCGCGCGCTCTACGGCGACCTCGTCGAGCGCATCGAGGCGAACAAGAACCACGTCCTCGACGTCATCGCCGGTGACGCCGAACCGTCGAGCGCCGAATCGGAGGATTCCGACGCGGGACCGCTCGGCGACACCGCCGACCGGACGCCGACGGACCCGACCCCCGAACCGGACGCCGAGCCCGCCGAGGATTCGTCTGCGGCGGCCGCGATGGGCGGCGGGCTCGACGACGCGGACACGGAGCCAGCCCCCAAGCCCGACGCAGGCGAACCGGATTCTGAGACCGACCAGATACCCGCCGACCCCGAGCCGCCCGAGGCCATCGCGGAGGACCTCGAACGCGTCACTGACGACGAAGACGCAGCCGAGGACACGGAGTCCGACGAGGACATGGCCCGGACGAAAGTGCGCGTCACGGACGACGTCGGCGAGATTTTCGGCGTGGACGAGCGCCCGTACACGCTCGAAGCCGAGGACATCGTGACGCTGCCCGAAGAGAACGCGAAACCGCTCGTGGAGAAGGACGCCGCCGAGAAACTGGACTGA
- a CDS encoding helix-turn-helix domain-containing protein, with product MPKYSTGGASGGGGGQTCELCGSTSDSLRSADVAGAELTVCPDCASSHDESPDRTPDEDQQRKQEAAQNTARALDQATGDSSHWEENGTDYERDQLPYLVTDYGERVVRARQEAGLQREELAEELGVDESDLLAVEQGRATQASVGGSVVAALEDRLDVELSDE from the coding sequence ATGCCGAAGTATTCGACCGGCGGCGCCAGCGGCGGCGGGGGCGGACAGACCTGCGAGCTCTGCGGGTCGACGTCCGACTCCCTCCGTTCGGCGGACGTCGCTGGGGCGGAGCTGACGGTCTGCCCCGACTGCGCGAGCAGCCACGACGAGAGCCCCGACCGGACGCCCGACGAGGACCAACAGCGCAAGCAGGAGGCCGCGCAGAACACGGCCCGCGCGCTCGACCAGGCGACCGGCGACTCCAGCCACTGGGAGGAGAACGGGACCGACTACGAGCGCGACCAGCTCCCGTACCTCGTCACGGACTACGGCGAGCGCGTCGTCCGCGCCCGACAGGAGGCGGGGCTCCAGCGCGAGGAGCTCGCGGAGGAGCTCGGCGTCGACGAGTCGGACCTGCTGGCGGTCGAGCAGGGCCGCGCGACGCAGGCCAGCGTCGGCGGGTCGGTCGTCGCGGCGCTCGAAGACCGCCTCGACGTGGAGCTCAGCGACGAGTAG
- a CDS encoding alpha/beta fold hydrolase encodes MQTVTHDGRTTAYRAEDRDGSATPLLCVHGSGGTHGVWKAQLARLSGTRPVAALDLSGHGESDDVDTEPGPETLAAYVEDVRAVASEVDAGVLVGNSLGGAVALTAVLDGGFDADAVVLAGSGAKLSVLDELRDWLAGEGDGFSRAVEFLHREDFLFHDPSERELAVSKEAMREAGREVVERDFLSCHTFDVRDRLDQVETPVFALTGEYDRLTPPQYHEYVAEHVQDGAWATVEDAAHLSMLEAPEAFNDELSSFLDERGL; translated from the coding sequence ATGCAGACGGTCACCCACGACGGCCGCACCACCGCCTACCGGGCCGAGGACCGCGACGGCAGCGCCACGCCGCTGCTCTGCGTCCACGGCAGCGGCGGCACTCACGGCGTCTGGAAGGCCCAGCTCGCGCGGCTCTCCGGCACGCGGCCGGTCGCCGCCCTCGACCTCAGCGGCCACGGCGAGAGCGACGACGTCGACACCGAGCCCGGTCCGGAGACGCTCGCCGCGTACGTCGAGGACGTGCGCGCGGTCGCCAGCGAGGTGGACGCCGGCGTGCTCGTCGGGAACAGCCTCGGCGGCGCCGTCGCCCTCACGGCAGTCCTCGACGGCGGTTTCGACGCCGACGCCGTCGTGCTGGCGGGCTCCGGCGCGAAGCTCTCCGTGCTCGACGAACTCCGGGACTGGCTGGCCGGCGAGGGCGACGGCTTCTCCCGTGCCGTCGAGTTCCTCCACCGCGAGGACTTCCTCTTCCACGACCCCAGCGAGCGCGAACTCGCCGTCTCGAAGGAAGCGATGCGCGAAGCCGGCCGCGAGGTCGTCGAGCGCGACTTCCTGTCCTGTCACACCTTCGACGTCCGCGACCGCCTCGACCAAGTCGAGACGCCCGTGTTCGCGCTCACGGGCGAGTACGACCGCCTCACGCCCCCGCAGTACCACGAGTACGTCGCAGAACACGTGCAAGACGGGGCGTGGGCGACCGTCGAGGACGCCGCGCACCTCTCGATGCTGGAAGCGCCCGAAGCGTTCAACGACGAACTCTCGTCGTTTCTCGACGAACGCGGCCTCTAG
- a CDS encoding pyridoxamine 5'-phosphate oxidase family protein, producing the protein MALEKQTEMTQSDTDALLGRHETGVLSLARDDDPYAIPISYGYDADDRTFYLRLVSTPDSEKREFLSSNPDARLVVYEEDEPTYQSVVVTGTLTEIPREEMTVEHVEQYGDAKRPLFEIWGESKPDLDIKLYELRADTISGRHIELSERHD; encoded by the coding sequence ATGGCCCTGGAGAAGCAGACCGAGATGACGCAGTCGGACACCGACGCGCTCCTCGGCCGCCACGAAACCGGCGTGCTCTCGCTCGCCCGCGACGACGACCCGTACGCGATTCCCATCTCCTACGGGTACGACGCCGACGACCGGACGTTCTACCTCCGGCTCGTCTCGACCCCGGACAGCGAGAAACGCGAGTTCCTCTCCTCGAACCCCGACGCCCGCCTCGTCGTCTACGAGGAGGACGAACCCACCTACCAGAGCGTCGTCGTCACCGGCACGCTCACCGAGATTCCCCGCGAGGAGATGACCGTCGAGCACGTCGAACAGTACGGCGACGCGAAGCGCCCGCTGTTCGAAATCTGGGGCGAATCCAAGCCCGACCTCGACATCAAGCTGTACGAGCTCCGCGCGGACACCATCAGCGGCCGCCACATCGAGCTCTCCGAGCGCCACGACTGA
- a CDS encoding winged helix-turn-helix domain-containing protein, whose product MSQSQLPAGIRTDRDDGPTTHTDADDVQNVLDALDDADCRTILEATRDATLTVGEISETCDLPQSTAYRKVDILADAGLLDESLRVRRSGKHVSEYDCAIDDVTLSVGADGVSLTVDHADTEPSATFANSLSTQTNVADD is encoded by the coding sequence ATGAGTCAGAGTCAGCTGCCCGCCGGCATCCGCACCGACCGCGACGACGGCCCCACCACGCACACCGACGCCGACGACGTCCAGAACGTCCTCGACGCACTCGACGACGCCGACTGCCGGACGATTCTGGAAGCCACCCGCGACGCCACGCTCACCGTCGGCGAAATCTCCGAGACCTGCGACCTCCCGCAGTCCACGGCCTACCGCAAGGTCGACATCCTCGCGGACGCCGGCCTCCTCGACGAATCGCTGCGCGTGCGCCGCTCCGGCAAGCACGTCAGCGAGTACGACTGCGCCATCGACGACGTCACGCTCTCGGTCGGCGCCGACGGCGTCTCCCTCACCGTCGACCACGCCGACACCGAACCGTCCGCCACGTTCGCCAACTCCCTGTCCACCCAGACGAATGTCGCAGACGACTGA
- a CDS encoding DUF7127 family protein has translation MNPKSFTEQLDAPARRFDYGDETVLVADLGVSDDAVTIDVVDETVILVVEADDETRQHEFDVPAGTVAKALINNGVVTVEVER, from the coding sequence ATGAATCCGAAATCCTTCACCGAGCAACTCGACGCGCCGGCGCGGCGCTTCGACTACGGCGACGAAACCGTCCTCGTCGCGGACCTCGGGGTCAGCGACGACGCGGTCACCATCGACGTCGTCGACGAGACGGTCATCCTCGTCGTCGAGGCCGACGACGAGACCCGCCAGCACGAGTTCGACGTGCCCGCGGGCACGGTCGCGAAAGCGCTTATCAACAACGGCGTCGTCACCGTCGAGGTGGAACGATGA
- a CDS encoding DUF5822 domain-containing protein, with protein MPELQEETDPEGVDYGWVMQTTFVLTIVVGAPAVVVLSLFYTLPTWPSRVSFAVRVGAVVWLVTALATYWYARRNVEE; from the coding sequence GTGCCGGAGCTACAGGAGGAGACCGACCCGGAGGGCGTCGACTACGGCTGGGTGATGCAGACGACGTTCGTGCTCACCATCGTCGTCGGCGCGCCCGCGGTGGTCGTCCTCTCGCTGTTCTACACGCTGCCGACGTGGCCGTCCCGAGTGTCGTTCGCGGTGCGCGTCGGCGCGGTCGTCTGGCTGGTGACGGCGCTCGCGACGTACTGGTACGCGCGCCGGAACGTCGAGGAGTAG
- a CDS encoding CDC48 family AAA ATPase: MKLTVKPLKQKDAGRGLAAIDRAAMDELDLENGDYVVLSSDQGRAVARVWPGYPEDEGEGIVRIDGRLRQEAEVGIDDNVAVEPADIKPATAVTVALPQNLRVRGDITPMVRDRLSGRPVTTGQTIPISFGFGGMSTVSGQQIPVKIADTDPDGTVVVSNDTEIQVSEQPAEEIAAGAPAGEAGDSTPNVAYEDIGGLDRELEQVREMIELPMRHPELFQQLGIEPPKGVLLHGPPGTGKTLIAKAVANEIDAHFQTISGPEIMSKYYGESEEKLREVFDEAEENAPAIVFIDEIDSIAPKRGETQGDVERRVVAQLLSLMDGLEERGDVTVIAATNRVDAIDPALRRGGRFDREIEIGVPDKDGRKEILQVHTRGMPLAEEIDIDAFAESTHGFVGADIESLAKEAAMNALRRVRPDIDLEADEIDAELLESIQVTEDDFKAALKGIEPSALREVFVEVPDVTWDQVGGLEDTKERLRETIQWPLDYPEVFESMDLQSAKGVLLYGPPGTGKTLLAKAVANEANSNFISVKGPELLNKYVGESEKGVREVFEKARANAPTVVFFDEIDSIAGERGSNMGDSGVGERVVSQLLTELDGIEELEDVVVVATTNRPDLIDSALLRPGRLDRHVHVPVPDEDARRAILDVHTRNKPLADDVDLDYLASETANFVGADIEALVREATMNATREFINSVDPEEAIESVGNVRITAEHFDEALTDITPSVDEDVREQYEELEEKFEKAATPEEEERTTPGAFQ; this comes from the coding sequence ATGAAACTCACGGTCAAGCCGCTCAAGCAGAAGGACGCGGGCCGTGGACTGGCCGCCATCGACCGCGCGGCGATGGACGAACTCGACCTCGAGAACGGCGACTACGTCGTCCTCAGCAGCGATCAGGGTCGCGCCGTCGCCCGCGTCTGGCCGGGCTACCCCGAGGACGAGGGCGAGGGCATCGTCCGCATCGACGGCCGCCTCCGTCAGGAGGCCGAAGTCGGCATCGACGACAACGTCGCCGTCGAACCCGCCGACATCAAGCCCGCGACCGCCGTCACGGTCGCGCTCCCGCAGAACCTCCGCGTTCGCGGCGACATCACGCCGATGGTGCGCGACCGCCTGAGCGGCCGCCCCGTCACCACCGGGCAGACCATCCCCATCTCCTTCGGTTTCGGCGGGATGAGCACGGTCTCCGGCCAGCAGATTCCCGTCAAAATCGCGGACACGGACCCCGACGGCACGGTCGTCGTGAGCAACGACACCGAGATTCAGGTCTCCGAGCAGCCCGCCGAGGAAATCGCCGCGGGCGCGCCCGCCGGCGAAGCCGGCGACAGCACGCCGAACGTCGCCTACGAGGACATCGGCGGCCTCGACCGCGAACTCGAACAGGTCCGGGAGATGATCGAACTCCCGATGCGCCACCCCGAGCTGTTCCAGCAGCTCGGCATCGAACCGCCGAAGGGCGTGCTCCTCCACGGCCCGCCCGGAACGGGGAAGACGCTCATCGCGAAGGCCGTCGCCAACGAGATCGACGCGCACTTCCAGACGATTTCGGGCCCCGAGATCATGTCGAAGTACTACGGGGAGAGCGAGGAGAAGCTCCGCGAGGTCTTCGACGAGGCCGAGGAGAACGCTCCCGCCATCGTCTTCATCGACGAGATCGACTCCATCGCGCCCAAGCGCGGCGAGACGCAGGGTGACGTCGAGCGCCGCGTCGTCGCCCAGCTCCTCTCGCTGATGGACGGGCTCGAAGAGCGCGGCGACGTCACGGTCATCGCGGCGACCAACCGCGTGGACGCCATCGACCCCGCGCTCCGCCGCGGCGGCCGCTTCGACCGCGAAATCGAAATCGGCGTCCCCGACAAGGACGGCCGCAAGGAGATTCTCCAGGTCCACACGCGCGGCATGCCCCTCGCCGAGGAAATCGACATCGACGCGTTCGCCGAATCCACGCACGGCTTCGTCGGCGCGGACATCGAGAGCCTCGCGAAGGAAGCCGCGATGAACGCGCTCCGGCGCGTCCGCCCGGACATCGACCTCGAAGCCGACGAGATCGACGCCGAACTCCTCGAATCCATCCAGGTCACCGAGGACGACTTCAAGGCCGCGCTGAAGGGCATCGAGCCCTCGGCGCTCCGCGAAGTGTTCGTCGAAGTCCCGGACGTCACCTGGGACCAGGTCGGCGGCCTCGAAGACACCAAAGAGCGCCTCCGCGAGACCATCCAGTGGCCGCTGGACTACCCCGAGGTCTTCGAGTCCATGGACCTCCAGTCCGCGAAGGGCGTGTTGCTGTACGGTCCGCCGGGCACGGGGAAGACGCTGCTCGCGAAGGCCGTCGCCAACGAGGCCAACTCGAACTTCATCTCCGTGAAGGGCCCCGAACTCCTCAACAAGTACGTCGGGGAGTCCGAGAAGGGCGTCCGCGAGGTCTTCGAGAAGGCGCGCGCGAACGCCCCCACGGTGGTGTTCTTCGACGAGATCGACTCCATCGCCGGCGAACGCGGCTCCAACATGGGCGACTCCGGCGTCGGCGAACGCGTCGTCAGCCAGCTCCTCACGGAACTGGACGGCATCGAGGAACTGGAGGACGTGGTGGTCGTCGCGACGACGAACCGCCCCGACCTCATCGACAGCGCCTTGCTCCGTCCGGGCCGCCTGGACCGCCACGTCCACGTCCCCGTCCCGGACGAGGACGCACGCCGCGCCATCCTCGACGTCCACACGCGCAACAAGCCGCTGGCCGACGACGTCGACCTCGACTACCTCGCCAGCGAGACCGCGAACTTCGTCGGCGCGGACATCGAAGCGCTCGTCCGCGAAGCCACGATGAACGCCACCCGCGAGTTCATCAACTCCGTGGACCCCGAGGAAGCCATCGAATCCGTCGGCAACGTCCGCATCACCGCCGAACACTTCGACGAAGCGCTCACGGACATCACGCCCAGCGTCGACGAAGACGTCCGCGAGCAGTACGAGGAACTCGAAGAGAAATTCGAGAAGGCAGCCACCCCCGAGGAAGAAGAACGCACCACCCCCGGGGCGTTCCAATAG
- a CDS encoding HAD family hydrolase codes for MTDYEAVVYDLDGTLVRLAVDWETVEREVAARLREAGVEPSTYDMWEMLDAAEDAGVGAEVHELIAGHERDGATRAERLPGADELASLDVPAAVCSLNAEDACRSALRRHDLLDSFRVVAGRDTVPARKPDPQALTWVLDELGVAPENALFVGDSASDEVTAERAGAAFRWA; via the coding sequence GTGACCGACTACGAAGCAGTCGTCTACGACCTCGACGGGACGCTCGTCCGGCTCGCGGTCGACTGGGAGACCGTCGAGCGCGAGGTCGCCGCGCGGCTCCGCGAGGCTGGCGTCGAGCCCAGCACGTACGACATGTGGGAGATGCTGGACGCCGCCGAGGACGCGGGCGTCGGCGCGGAGGTCCACGAGCTCATCGCGGGCCACGAGCGCGACGGCGCGACCCGCGCGGAGCGGCTGCCGGGCGCGGACGAGCTCGCGAGCCTCGACGTGCCAGCGGCGGTCTGCTCGCTGAACGCGGAGGACGCGTGTCGCAGCGCGCTCCGCCGCCACGACTTGCTGGATTCGTTCCGCGTGGTCGCGGGCCGCGACACGGTGCCCGCGCGCAAGCCCGACCCGCAAGCGTTGACGTGGGTGCTGGACGAACTCGGCGTCGCGCCCGAGAACGCGCTGTTCGTCGGCGACTCGGCCTCGGACGAAGTCACCGCCGAGCGCGCGGGCGCGGCGTTCCGCTGGGCGTAG
- a CDS encoding helix-turn-helix domain-containing protein, with protein sequence MSGGIRVTVEFPAPAVCPVADLSERANTTISDVSTSVAATDAADCVTEFLVDADAVPEDYDDPVFEYADRHLYRVTHDADADCPCVCLGEFETPVDRFFAHSGDLEVVFHAESFDQLQTIVGEFRDRYPEVDIQRLVRAPTGGTSRDTVFVDRGKLTERQLEVLQTAYEMGYFAQPREANATDVADELDITASTLTEHLTAAQRKLFADVLEEGS encoded by the coding sequence ATGTCTGGCGGGATTCGCGTCACCGTCGAGTTCCCCGCGCCGGCGGTCTGCCCCGTCGCCGACCTCTCCGAGCGCGCGAACACCACCATCAGCGACGTCTCCACGAGCGTCGCGGCCACCGACGCCGCCGACTGCGTCACGGAGTTCCTCGTGGACGCGGACGCCGTCCCCGAGGACTACGACGACCCGGTGTTCGAGTACGCCGACCGCCACCTCTACCGCGTCACCCACGACGCGGACGCCGACTGCCCCTGCGTCTGCCTCGGCGAGTTCGAGACGCCCGTGGACCGCTTCTTCGCGCACTCGGGCGACCTCGAAGTCGTCTTCCACGCCGAGAGCTTCGACCAGCTCCAGACCATCGTCGGGGAGTTCCGCGACCGCTACCCCGAGGTCGACATCCAGCGGCTCGTCCGCGCGCCCACGGGCGGCACCTCCCGCGACACGGTGTTCGTCGACCGCGGGAAGCTCACCGAGCGCCAGCTAGAGGTCCTCCAGACCGCCTACGAGATGGGGTACTTCGCTCAGCCCCGCGAGGCCAACGCCACCGACGTCGCCGACGAACTCGACATCACGGCGTCGACGCTCACGGAGCACCTCACCGCCGCCCAGCGCAAGCTCTTCGCAGACGTCCTCGAAGAGGGGTCCTGA
- a CDS encoding DUF7560 family zinc ribbon protein, whose protein sequence is MTASEEFTFVCPSCGESMEVNPAMRDALVENGCVVCGTSVTTGAFSPVDAPE, encoded by the coding sequence ATGACCGCCAGTGAGGAGTTCACCTTCGTCTGCCCGAGTTGCGGGGAGTCCATGGAGGTCAACCCCGCGATGCGGGACGCCCTCGTGGAGAACGGGTGCGTCGTCTGCGGGACCTCGGTCACCACCGGGGCGTTCTCCCCCGTCGACGCGCCCGAATAG
- the panB gene encoding 3-methyl-2-oxobutanoate hydroxymethyltransferase, whose protein sequence is MPTVRDVRGNAGDEPITMLTAYDAPTASVVDDAGVDVILVGDSVGNAKLGYDTTLPVTVDEIASATAAVSRATEDAVVVADMPFLSFGVEEGESIEHCGRMLKEADADAVKLESGPHTVELTERLTDLGIPVMAHLGLTPQHVNQLGGYFRQGTDQSAAERMLDLAREHEDAGAFSLVLEHVPANVASDVTDALDIPTIGIGAGPDTDGQVLVVDDAIGLSERSPPFAEQFGDVRAEMENAVEGYVDAVESGEFPAEEHSHVEEDVDSLY, encoded by the coding sequence ATGCCGACCGTCCGAGACGTCCGCGGGAACGCGGGCGACGAGCCGATAACGATGCTGACCGCGTACGACGCGCCGACCGCCAGCGTCGTTGACGACGCGGGCGTCGACGTGATTCTCGTCGGCGACAGCGTGGGCAACGCGAAGCTCGGCTACGACACCACGCTCCCGGTGACCGTCGACGAGATAGCGAGCGCGACCGCCGCGGTGTCCCGGGCGACCGAGGACGCCGTCGTCGTCGCGGACATGCCGTTCCTGAGCTTCGGGGTCGAAGAAGGCGAGAGCATCGAGCACTGCGGGCGGATGCTCAAGGAGGCGGACGCCGACGCCGTGAAACTGGAGTCCGGCCCGCACACGGTCGAGCTCACCGAGCGGCTGACGGACCTCGGGATTCCCGTGATGGCCCACCTCGGGCTGACCCCCCAGCACGTCAACCAACTCGGCGGCTACTTCCGGCAGGGCACCGACCAGAGCGCCGCCGAACGGATGCTCGACCTCGCGCGCGAGCACGAGGACGCGGGCGCGTTCTCACTCGTGCTCGAACACGTCCCCGCGAACGTCGCCAGCGACGTCACGGACGCTCTCGACATCCCAACCATCGGTATCGGCGCCGGCCCCGACACGGACGGGCAGGTGCTCGTCGTGGACGACGCAATCGGGCTCTCCGAGCGCAGTCCGCCGTTCGCCGAGCAGTTCGGGGACGTCAGAGCCGAGATGGAGAACGCCGTCGAGGGCTACGTGGACGCCGTCGAGTCCGGGGAGTTCCCCGCCGAGGAGCACAGCCACGTCGAGGAAGACGTGGATTCACTGTACTAG
- a CDS encoding acyl-CoA dehydrogenase family protein: MDLSAEQRQIRDAVREFAAEEIRPTAADADREQEFPEGVWDGLAEMGMTAMTVPEAYGGLDVDSLTYSVVNEEVAYGALSVATALSVHCLATSCIAEFGSDDLKSEWLPEMADGRPVGAFALSEPDAGSNPAQMTTEAVRDGDEYVLNGKKQWITNGKRSGVAIVFAKVDGDDDKITQFLVPKDTEDIEVGKKEDKLGLRASDTTSLLFDDCRIPAEYRLTKEGKGMSAALHILTGGRIGIASQAVGLAQAGLDAALEYADEREQFDRTLSEIQTIRHKLADMETQTQAARLLARDAARRADAGEDHRDAAAKAKYFASEAAVDVTNEAVQIHGGYGYTTEFDVERLYRDSKITTIYEGTSEIQKEVIARGLLD, encoded by the coding sequence ATGGACCTCTCCGCCGAGCAGCGCCAGATTCGGGACGCCGTCCGGGAGTTCGCAGCCGAGGAGATTCGCCCGACGGCGGCCGACGCCGACCGCGAGCAGGAGTTCCCCGAGGGCGTCTGGGACGGCCTCGCGGAGATGGGGATGACCGCGATGACCGTCCCGGAGGCGTACGGCGGCCTCGACGTGGACAGCCTGACGTACAGCGTCGTCAACGAGGAGGTCGCGTACGGCGCGCTGTCGGTGGCGACCGCGCTCTCCGTACACTGCCTCGCGACGTCCTGTATCGCGGAGTTCGGCAGCGACGACCTCAAATCCGAGTGGCTGCCGGAGATGGCCGACGGCCGGCCGGTGGGCGCGTTCGCGCTCTCGGAGCCCGACGCCGGCTCGAACCCCGCACAGATGACCACCGAGGCCGTCCGCGACGGCGACGAGTACGTGCTGAACGGGAAGAAGCAGTGGATTACGAACGGGAAGCGCTCGGGGGTCGCCATCGTGTTCGCGAAGGTGGACGGCGACGACGACAAGATAACGCAGTTCCTCGTGCCCAAGGACACGGAGGACATCGAGGTCGGGAAGAAGGAGGACAAGCTCGGACTGCGCGCCAGCGACACCACGAGCCTGCTGTTCGACGACTGCCGGATTCCCGCCGAGTACCGGCTCACCAAGGAGGGCAAGGGGATGTCGGCGGCGCTGCACATCCTCACCGGCGGCCGCATCGGCATCGCGTCGCAGGCGGTCGGGCTCGCGCAAGCCGGCCTCGACGCCGCACTCGAATACGCCGACGAGCGCGAGCAGTTCGACCGGACGCTCTCCGAGATTCAGACGATTCGGCACAAGCTCGCGGACATGGAGACGCAGACGCAGGCCGCGCGACTGCTCGCGCGGGACGCCGCCCGTCGGGCCGACGCGGGCGAGGACCACCGCGACGCCGCGGCGAAGGCGAAGTACTTCGCCAGCGAGGCCGCCGTCGACGTCACCAACGAGGCCGTCCAGATTCACGGCGGCTACGGCTACACGACGGAGTTCGACGTCGAGCGGCTCTACCGGGACTCCAAGATCACGACCATCTACGAGGGCACCTCCGAGATTCAGAAGGAGGTCATCGCGCGCGGCCTGCTGGACTGA